A region of Roseobacter litoralis Och 149 DNA encodes the following proteins:
- the lysA gene encoding diaminopimelate decarboxylase: MDHFLYRDGVLHAEDVPVPEIAATVGTPFYLYSTATLLRHFRLFDEALDGMDHLVCYAMKAASNQAILKTLAQAGAGMDVVSGGEYLRAKAAGVPGDKIVFSGVGKTAAEIRLALEGGIRQFNVESEPEMEVLNATALAMGVTAPITIRVNPDVDAKTHAKIATGKSENKFGIPISRAHEVYALAASLKGLEVIGIDVHIGSQLTDLAPFEAAYDKVAELTGQLRAQGHNIRRLDLGGGLGIPYTRDNQAPPLPSDYGAMIKRKLGHLGCEIEIEPGRLIVGNAGIMVSEVIYVKSGEDRDFLIIDGAMNDLIRPAMYEAYHDIIPVVEPDPGIEQVKFDIVGPVCESGDTFARARVMPPVAAGELVAFRSAGAYGAVMSSEYNSRPLIPEVLVHEDQFAVIRPRPTFDEMIKRDTIPTWL; the protein is encoded by the coding sequence ATGGATCATTTTCTCTATCGCGATGGCGTTCTGCACGCCGAAGATGTACCGGTGCCCGAGATAGCGGCCACCGTGGGCACGCCGTTTTATCTCTATTCCACCGCAACGCTTCTGAGGCATTTCCGCCTTTTTGATGAGGCGCTTGATGGGATGGACCACCTCGTGTGCTACGCCATGAAAGCGGCCAGCAATCAGGCGATCCTGAAAACCCTCGCACAGGCCGGGGCGGGGATGGATGTGGTGTCGGGCGGTGAGTATCTGCGCGCCAAGGCCGCTGGGGTGCCCGGCGACAAGATTGTGTTTTCAGGTGTCGGCAAGACAGCCGCTGAAATCCGCCTCGCACTCGAAGGGGGCATTCGACAGTTCAATGTTGAGTCCGAGCCGGAGATGGAGGTGCTGAATGCCACGGCGCTTGCGATGGGTGTCACAGCGCCGATCACCATTCGTGTGAACCCGGATGTCGATGCCAAAACGCATGCAAAGATTGCCACCGGCAAGTCCGAGAACAAATTCGGCATCCCGATTTCGCGCGCCCATGAGGTTTATGCGCTGGCCGCCTCGTTGAAGGGGCTGGAGGTGATCGGCATTGATGTGCATATCGGCAGCCAGTTGACCGATCTGGCCCCGTTTGAAGCCGCCTATGACAAGGTTGCGGAGTTGACCGGGCAATTGCGCGCGCAGGGGCACAACATCCGGCGTCTGGACCTCGGTGGGGGTCTCGGTATTCCTTACACGCGGGACAATCAGGCGCCGCCTTTGCCGTCCGACTATGGCGCGATGATCAAGCGCAAGCTGGGGCATCTGGGATGCGAGATCGAAATCGAGCCGGGTCGGCTGATCGTCGGGAACGCCGGTATCATGGTCTCTGAGGTGATTTACGTGAAATCCGGTGAAGACCGCGATTTTCTGATCATTGACGGGGCGATGAATGATCTGATCCGCCCGGCCATGTACGAAGCCTATCACGATATCATTCCGGTGGTTGAGCCTGATCCTGGGATTGAACAGGTGAAATTCGATATTGTCGGCCCTGTGTGCGAATCGGGCGATACCTTCGCGCGCGCGCGGGTCATGCCGCCGGTCGCCGCCGGAGAACTCGTCGCCTTTCGCTCTGCGGGTGCATATGGCGCAGTAATGAGCAGCGAGTACAATTCTCGCCC
- a CDS encoding DUF2834 domain-containing protein, with protein sequence MLRVVFFALAIWGSIHPMYYFISWFNANGYDLMAMVDAWHVNAATSGLVWDLTIAAVALTVWVLTETFRTRRWLGLIAIPATFCIGVSCGLPLYLALRMQNR encoded by the coding sequence ATGTTGCGTGTCGTTTTCTTTGCACTGGCGATTTGGGGGTCCATTCACCCCATGTATTACTTCATAAGCTGGTTCAACGCCAACGGCTATGACCTGATGGCCATGGTCGATGCATGGCATGTCAACGCCGCTACAAGCGGTTTGGTCTGGGACCTCACGATCGCCGCCGTGGCGCTGACCGTCTGGGTGCTGACTGAAACCTTCCGCACGCGCCGTTGGCTGGGTCTGATCGCGATCCCTGCAACCTTTTGCATCGGTGTCAGCTGCGGCTTGCCGCTGTATCTGGCGCTGCGGATGCAAAATCGCTGA